From Oryzias melastigma strain HK-1 linkage group LG17, ASM292280v2, whole genome shotgun sequence:
AGAAATACACTTGGCCTCAGAACAGTTCCAGCTGTGACCGCACCGCCTCATTTAAACTGCACCTATAGAAAACATGTCTAACATGAATGAACTGATGCAGTAATGATGCTTCTCTGACACTTCCTGATGCACCAGCTCCTGGGAGCGGACTGCAGGTCGGTGTTTCAGCAAAACTAAAGCGCTTTTCTCTGTCAACATAAACTGAGTGGAGAATAACTTCAGTCTAAAGAGAAGCAAACACTACTTTAGCTTCTAGCGAAGACGTCCTTTCATCACTGCTGATGCTGAAGGCCATTGTAGGCGCAGACGAGGCTAAACCAGCTCGACTCTTTAGGTACAAACTTATACAAAACAAATGCTAACCTTAAAGTTCTCATGGGAGCATCTGTTAGTCTCATTCTTACTGTCATGCAATAAGGTCTACGTAAGGATGCAGGATGCAGTTCTTGTTGCGGGCTAATACTGCTAAAAACTGTTGGTGGACCTTGGCCTCCAGTCCCAAGTGTGTCAGTGTCACTCAGATCCTTCAACAGTTGGCGGTAGACTGAATTTCTGTGGTGCTGCAGCGTATGCTCAGTGTTGTGTTTGATCTCCTCTTGAATCTCTCAGAGATTCAGAGATGATATTATTCATCCTCATATTCTGTCACTTGCAACAGTTCTCTCATTTTGGCGGTATGACCACCAGCGGCGCTCCTCTCCGAGGCCTCCACATCAATACTTGGGCATCGTTGGCGTTGGGTCTCCCCAGAGCGTTTGGCGGGATGGGCTCTTGGTAGTTGAGGATGTGCGGCTGCTCCTGGTAGGGACGACCGACCAACGACGCTCGGGAGCCCAGAGGCATGTCCGGCTCCACGGCGATGTCCACCCGCATGCGCCACCGTACCGTCTGCAGCACAATgcgctcctgcaggaggaggaaggcGTGTTTTTAGAGTGCGCCTGCTAATGCAGTTCCTTTAAGCCTCTAACACTGGAGCTATTAgctacccagccagcaaggccagatgagccccacatggtttaaaagaGGGCAAAAAATGTGGCCCCTggttgggtttgtccacattagcttaagtgagcactcagtgggttggcttgctacgctagccagcctgTGGACGgcatagcatgctagcaagctccactgtagtgagctagcaagtttCACTCTATCAAGCTTGCAAACGTCACTTTTTTGAGCTagtaagctctgctgtagcgagctagcaagctaacaagctccgctgtatcgagctagcaagctctgctataACGAGCAAGTGAGCTCTGCTATaatgagctagcaagctcagctatagtgagctagcaagctctgctgtattgagctagcaagctctgctgtattgagctccgctgtattgagctagcgagttccTGTGATTCAAACGAgggagctccgctgtagcaagctagcgagctagTGATCTCAGCTGTATCGAGCAAGCAAAccccgctgtagcgagctagcgatctctgctgtagtgagctagcgagctctgctgtattgagctagcaagcttcttTCATATGGAGATGCTATAGCGAGCTaagctgtattgagctagcaggCTCCGCTGTTGCAATTTAGCGAGCTTTGTTGTCCACCGGGCGcctggctagcgtagcaagctacACACTGAGTCTCTACTTAAATcaatgtgagcaaacacaggtggagctatcacagaaactgcagacaaacccattctGGACCCACATTtcctgccacttttaaaccatatgtgTCCACCTGGGCCTGCTGGTTGGGTATTCacacacttttctccttcacaatctacattgatcgtgttaacagatTCCGGTGATCAGTGAGGGGTACAAACCCTCGGGTGATAGATCTATGGTACCACAGTTGTCTGGAGCTGCATCCAGAGACGAGGTCATCTGTGACCTCAACCCAAAAGGAGCCGTGTAGGAACAACAGATTGTCACAATCAGCTAACCTTAAAGATGGAAGTGACAAACATTACCTTGGTGACAGAGTTCATGGCCACCAGCCAGGTGATGAAACTCTGGTCCCTGGTGATGTGGGTCAGCATGGGGGTGTTGCTGTTGCTGATGGGAACCGCCCAGGTCACGCTGGGGTAGAAGTTGTCGTTCATGCTGACGGTCAGCCGGGACGGTTTGGACGTGGGGCCGGTCAGAGTGACCGTCTCTGTTGTGTTCCCGTACCAGGGGTAGCTGACGCCATCGGAGTCGCTGATGGCCTTGACCCGACCCTCTCGCAGCTCTGGAAGTTCCCAGCTTGACCTTTAGGAGGGGAGGAAGCACAAGACATGGATGGGTGCTGGTGTGAGCGACCAAGCCCATGAAGACTTCTGTTGGACTTACATGCCAATATCACCATAGGTGTTATAAAACTCCATCTGTGTGCAAGCCTGGATCCATCCCACCACCCAGGTTTCATTGCGGGGCACCGGGGGCATCACCACTCCTGCTGAGGCCCTGAAGTAGGGCGTTTTGTAACGCAGCACGATTGGAGAGTTCTCTTCAATGATGGTGGGGCACTGGTCTATGGAGGCCGAGACCTCATACACCACAATGTTCTCCCGCCTGATACGCGGCTTGCAGGCAATGCTCTGAATACAGCCCATTCTGCAGACCACGAGCACGATGAGCGAAAgcaaggagggaggggggcagtgGTATCTGCTCATCTGTCCCCTCGGGGTTCCACCCTTGCCTGAAGAGCAGATCTAATTGCACAGAACCCGGGGTTTatgggaggaggaagaagaaagacGACAGGAGACCGCTGTCCCTGCTCAAGCATGCACCATCCTGTTCTGTGGGGGGGCCAGGAGAGTCGCTTCTGGGGGAAGCAGATCACAGACCTCCGCAGCCTCCTCCCCCCGGACTGTCTGCTGACTGCCGCACTGCCCTTGGCGCTCGTCCCCAGAAACTGCAATCCGGCCTCTCCCGGGCTGCTGCCTGTCCGCCGAGCCCCCGCGGGCGGTCGAGTCCGCGCGTCCGGCTGCACGTCGCTGCCCCCtgatcctgctgctctgctgcccGCTCTGCGCTGTCATGTCAGGAGGCGGCAGGTGCGTCAGAGGAGGGGGGCTGGATCCCTTTTGTGTCGCTGCCTCGCCTCCAGAAGCCCCCGTTTCCGCGCTCAGAGGACAGCAGTGGGGCTCTCCATCCCTGTGACCTACATGAAGCGCCGCAGCGAAGCCCGCCGCTCCATTCCGCTCTATTTTAGTGGCGTCCTCGCGGCGAGCTTCCGCTCCCGTGGATGCATGATGAATGGCTCGTCTTGAATGGAAGCAGCGGAGCGGCAGGAGAGTGACGGAGGCAGAGCAGCCGTTTCCCGCGTCAGCCGGAGCATGGCGGGCCGCGGAGCATCCTCTTCCCGGAGCGGGTCGCCTGCCTTCCGTTCGGAGGTGCTGATGCTGTGGAGGCAGGGGAGGGGCGTCACCCGACCTCtgcattgaaaaaaacacagcaagTGTGCGGGGCGTGGCCACGGGCCTGCGTCACGCAGCCCTGAAATCCTATTGGTCGCCGCTGCCGAAGGCGGAAGTGGCTTCGGCGTCTTGGCCCAACGACCGCCGGCGCTGGTTTATGTTCGGCCGCTGGGTCGCTGACGTGTCGCGGAAGGTACCGAGCTTGTTGAAGCGGGTCTCGCTGGAGATGAAGCCGCAGGTCGTGTTCGTGTTGGGCGGGCCCGGTGCCGGGAAAGGGACCCAGTGCTCCAGGATCGTGGAGGTAAGGAGGCAGGCAAAGACACGGAGGACAGGGTCCAGCCAGGCGGCGTGAAAACCGCGTCCAGCCAAAATCCGAACTCCTTTCCTCCCGGTGATTATTGTTTGTAATGGTTGGATGGCGGTACTTCATTCATTTCCGGTTGTCCTTAAGCTGAGTGTGGGTGCTAGTCAGCGAGCTAGCTGTTAGCCTGTCGGGATGGAGCTCATTCTTCTCTCTCTGGAAGTTTGCTGTCCTGACCCAACACGGCTTCCGTTGGTGTCACTGACAGTCTAAACTGCACGAGAGTTCTGTTCCACTCACcaaaagagtaaataaaaataattaaaaagtaataataaaaaaagttctgttccACTTCCTGTCACGCACGCGCGCACACATCCACTGTGCACGGCAGCAAACAGATCCTGGTTCCTGGTCAAACATGTTTGACATGGTTCCAATCTCTAAGCTGGAAAGGTTCAGACTTCCTGAGCCAGACTTTGGACTCTCACCTGACGCAGGAATCCCGTCCAGGTGCTCTGGTTCAGCCTGGCTGTGTGAGCTGAAAGGTGGCTGGTGTTTTCTGCTGCTCTGGTTAACCTGTAGCCTGTTGGGTTGGTTTTCAGAACTACAGCTACACTCACCTGTCAGCCGGGGACTTGCTGAGGGAAGAGCGGGCCAGAGAGGGCTCCGAGTTCGGACAGCTCATCGACAACCACATCAAGGAAGGCCAAATCGTTCCGGTGCAGATCACCATCAACTTACTTAAAAAGGTAAGCTGAGCCAGAGCACTGCAGGGGGTCTTGATCACCTGTCACAGGTGAGACGCCTGACACCTGTGCAGGTGAATCACAGATGTCTTCTGATGGATCATTATTGTCCTGCAATAACAGTTTTTGTACATCTGAGGTCTTGTCACCACATTCATCCATCACTCTGAGGCTGCTATAGTCTTTATGTGACACATgcagctaatagctgaaagagaTGCACAAAAGTTTCTTTGAGGCCTCAGGCTACTCCGTGTCAAGGTAGTTACgcctttatttttacatccaAGAAGCTATTTATCTTTCACAATGactttctattcatttttttaaatctagagATCAACtgaaactagaaaaattgcattacctgtgaaaatgctagtgtgaatgctttttgaaagtagttgctgaagattctgaagctttttgctgaaaattgttacgcagtttactttaattgctgaagggatttgctaaaaatgcaaaagctttttgcaaaatgttcaatttgctaaaatactaaaactgTTGTCAAATAACTTAGAaaaagtgctgaagttgacctataTTTCTGATCAATtcgtagtaaaattgcttagaaattattaataaatgccaattgtacaaaaatatttagtgtaattaaatatgaactaaactccaaattagccaaaaaaagctagctcattgctcaaatactagctaaactccaaagtagtctaaaattcctcagtaaacttaaTTATTAAAGCAAAGTTAGCCTGGtgctaaattagaagctaaactctaaattagcctatcaaaccttagtagataagaAATTTACCAAGaacattagcatgctgctaaaatattacccaaactccaaattagcataaaaaccccagcagatgccaaattagtaaaaaaaagaagaagaagctaacACATTCCTtacatactagctaaacttcaaaactgcctaaaacttctcagtaaactaatttagccaaaaacgttagcatgttgctaaatattagctaaacttcaatttttttttattaaaattactataaaagataaaaacatagcccatgaataaaTTTAAAGGCTTTGTGCTAATCTACTTGAAATgtagaaatttgaagactttctcattcatttccaaaGGGGCATATGTTTCTCAACGGTTAAAACgataaatgttttgataccaagattgctgaaagtgtgattgagtttttacgtgctgaaaaacgttcagaaaagagcagaagaatcactataCTAAGCATTTACACAATGAAACCACATGTTTTATTCTAGAATGTTGTAGAACAGCAGCAGGTGTGCATCGATGTGCAGTATATTCCATCCTTTTTCTTCACTTAAAtaagagtttttatttacagaacTCACAGTTCTCAGTGTGAACAGATGGAGACGTGCTTCCTGAACTGAAGCAGGGAGTTGGTTAGCCTGACAGCTAGAGCCTCGCCTTTCTGTTCAAGTTTAAGTTCTAGAAACACCTGCAAATCCGGCAGAGTGGAGAATTCTGAATCTATTCTGCTTTTAAAAGGCAGATCAGTCAGAAAGAACGCAGTCTATTCTACTGATTCTCGTTGAACTTGTTTCTCTGCATCACTctgaagctgcgttcacactagTTCTGGGCGATAAGCAAGAAATTGTATATCACAATATGAAttgttttatatcacaataactaTATTTATCACGATAGaccaaaataaagaatattttcaattactctctgataaaaattgataaaatgttattacttacttttctctgactttattttttcaagcaaCTGAATTatcacaaaagagaaaaaatgtctaaaggataaccaaacaataaatcctctttttttaatctgtttttctctataaatggagcttttaAAGTGATatctgttggtcattgtcaattttttagacaagttaaaataaacatctaattcctgaaaatatactCTAAAACGTCTGTCTGCTACCCCCTACAGGTTcgattgaggtattacagttggattttctgattggttaactggtgtaagtcccagaagtcccaagtataaaagccccgcccatctttgattctataacgatcgtttgttgtgttagctttagcatggctcaaaaaatcctcaacctcctcagaaaGGTCTGTGGAGAAACCTGCATCACTTATCTtagtaccactctccatattgaagacattacattacataaagctaacctaactgtcaatcatagatcaaAGCCACACCTCTGCTACTCAGACCACCTCcattagccccgccccccttttttttggcatttttctaatctgggctgagaatggagtcaacatccaactgccctgtttggttacccatTATAATACACAACAGTTTCCCGTTTCTTAgtaagaaaacatatttttacacgacagtttagcaataaaaataaaccaataaaaatgagAGCAGAGACATGTCGAGAtatacacttttctatcgcccacacgatatgtatgGTCAAGGACAAGTCCACACCCCCTCAGCGATGCTCGTttagtgaccacttccaatgaaaagtctatgcaaacacgcttaaatgtgtgttttagacTCCAAACTCTCACGTTCACGTGTAGCTACGCACGTTTCATTCGTTTGCAGACTCTACgtactagtgctgccacaagcgattattttaatagtcgactaatcaccaattattttttttgattagtcgactaattgggtcatgggcaaactgtaTGTAAAGCACTCATCTTgaccataattagctttaaactaactaaaaactagatgtataccatcacctgtgatgatgctagtgtgaatgctgtaagctgaatttgaccgctgaagatgctgaagctgataaccagctaaaatattagctaaatgccaaagtagcctaaaaacaaaaacagcctaaattaaccaTAATAGCTCGCAtgaggctgaaatattagccaaagtccaaaatagcatgttaaagggttaagaaacaCCAGTTTCTATCATGAGttcattgaaacattttatctttGCTCCATGCAGTTTGATTGAACTGCTGCTGCCCACTCCACAGTAAACTCAAAgatctcttgttttttttaaatgtgtattcgTAGGCCATGGAAGACACTATGCAGAAGGACGAGACAAAATTCCGTTTCCTGATTGACGGTTTTCCCCGGAACGAGGACAACCTCCAGGGCTGGAACACCGTCATGGACGGAAAAGCGGACGTCAAGTTTGTGCTCTTCTTTGACTGCGACAATAAGGTGCGTCCTGGAGCCGAGGCGGTCTGCGGCTGAACTCCCGCCGTGCTCGGCGCTGAGCCGTCTGTTTGTGCACAGGTCTGCATCCAAAGGTGTCTAGAGAGAGGGAAGAGCAGCGGGCGCACCGACGACAACAGGGAGAGTCTGGAGAAGAGGTGAGGAGGCTCCGACGATCCCCGTCCatcagagcagctgctgctgtctgacCTCATTTGTGTCTTCTTTGAGCCATAACCAGCAGAACGCCTCTTGTGTGCAGAATCCAAACCTACCTTCAGTCCACGCGACCAATTATCCAGCTGTATGAGAAGCTCGGCAAGGTGCGGACGGTGGACGCGTCTCGTTCTGTGGACGAGGTGAGGGACGGCGCAAAGCCACATGTGTCAGATTCACaaggaaatgatgaaaaatatgttcatatGTAAGATTTAGTAAGTTAAAGTTTAGTAAAAGTGAAAGGGGTGCAGCATTTGAACAGAGAAGCCTTCTTCAGtagaaatgttcagtttttacttGAGTTGCCAGATAAATCCAGGAACTTCTTGAGAAATGTAACCCGTTTGTTGTGTGCAGACAGGAAAAGATGCTCAGGTCCCATATACAACGTTGTATATGGTGATGTTGTGTTTTCCTAGTGCATGTGtcacaatatttttaatgtgaagtttagttaataatcaacattttttaggttgttttccAAAAAGTATATCTtaaacattgcaacttttgtcacaacttttgacaaaaactgcaacaaaatcAGGCATTTTAGGCCGCAACAATCCTAAAAATCTGCCGCTAAATCCTGGAGGGTCGTTCTGTTGGTCAGAACCGCTGACCTGCAGGAAGGAAAGAGTCGAAAAGCAGGAACTTTACAGCTTGGAATGATTATTGAGGGGCTGCAGGTCAAGATGAAGTCAGCTTCTGCAGACAGCGTAGCTGCTGGTGTTCAACTGAGGAGGTCAGGAAAAGTTAGCTCTGGTGCGTCTTTGGCCTCTATTTGTAGATGCTGATGCTCCGTCTAAAGCATTTTAATGAAGAAAGTCTGATTCCTGGGAGCTGACTGTCCTGTTCTTCTCCTCCAGGTGTTTGCTGAAGTCAAGGCCATCTTGGACAAAGAGGGTTGATCGCCTCCGTCCAGAAGCatcatttatgttttacttCTCTTTTTATTACATGTAATTATATGGTCATTCTTACTGGATGTTCTGTTTGGTTTCTTCTGTCTTCTGTAAATGCCTGTGATGAGGAACCATGTTCAGTAGCTGCTGCTGGGCCCTTTCTGTCTCTGTGGTCTCAATCCTCTGCAGAGGAACTGAGAGCGTCTGAGGAGGATCTGTGGAGCTTCATCCTCTCATCATCTACTGCATCTCATCCAGCTGCTGAGGCGGACTCGGTCCTCTGATCTCACAAACCTTTGTGGACCTGAACAAACATCTACCGAGTCCCGTCAAACGAAGACTTTCGCGGCGCTTTGGCATTTAGAAATTCGGCTGTGTCACCGTGATGGATATGAAACTGGCTGACCAAATCTTCTGATTATTTATGATCTTTAGATCTAAAATATGCATTTggatgaaatgtttgttttgaaactgTCAATTTCCCATcaagtctgttttattttcttttatgaatCGAACCAACATAAAAATCCACAATAGAAACAATAAATGTTCCAAATACTGACATTTTCTGCTGTGAAGTGTTGCTTCATAAAGACCCTGATCTAAACGGAGCTGAACATGCAATTCATGAAATGCAGACATGAGAAAGAAAGCAGCTTGTTCTGGAATAACTGCTATGAATAAACCGGCCAAATGAAGATCAGAGAGCCGTACTCGACCACAAACTACATCGATGCAAACAGAACGACTGCTGGGACAACTCGCCCCCTCTTCtaattgctgaaaggattttctaaaaatgtaaaagctatttgcaaaatgttaaatttgctaaatgactgaaaaattcgttaaagaactatgaaagagccctgaagttgatctaaattttttaaaaatttgtaataaaatagcttaaaaatccttaatacatgAAAATTTGGCAAACAATTTGTGTtattagctaatattagctaaactgcaagtTAGCACAAAAagcttagtagatgccaaaaaagctagcacctTGCCTAAATACAACctaaatagtctaaaattcctcggtAGATGCCAagatagtcaaaaatgttagcctgttgctaacgtgctaatctctaaattagcctaaaaaccccagtagatgccaaattatccaaataaGCTAGCTCAATGCTTaactactagctaaactccaaaatagcctaaaattcctcagaaaattacatttgttaaaaacGTTAACATGTTCCTAAcatgctaaactctaaattagcctaaaaccctagtagttaacaaattagccaaaacattagcatgttgctaaatattagctaaactccaaactttttttgataattactttaaaagattaaaacacagCCCATGaataaaggcttgttgctaatccagttaaaattttgcaaattgaaGACTTTATAATTTATTTCCTTTAGGCCTttagggcatattttgctcaatatttaaaaaaactaaaacgtttatgaaaaccaaaaatacaaacaataatgtcctgaacaagatgaacgttttgatatcaagattgctgaaatctctgaaagtttgagtttttacgtgctgaaaaaaaTTTAAGTCATAAAGAGATTTACCTAAAAACCCAACAAGTTATAATTGTATATCAGGTTTGTGTGTTTCCATTTCtgctataaaaaatacaatttttgttaTAAAGACAAAAGTTTCCTGAATCCTTTTAACCACCTTTAGTTAATGcagatatttaaatgaaaaactagGGGAGGGGTTGAAAATGGAGACGTTTACATATTTGGGTGCTATGAGATAAAATCATCCTTTGCAGAACctgttttgaaaaaaacgataatTCTGGAGTTCcagtagaaacaaaaacagctaaacctGCTAATCAGGACGACGCAGCTTCAGTCAAACGTCTGGAGGTGTTTGGGCTTCATGTTTTTCAATAACAACTCTCTTGctcttatggtgcattcacaccaaatgagTCTTTATGGATGAACTGTGAGCATAATCCATCTATTTATTCAGCCTCTAACTGTCACAGCTGTCAATCTGTCACATGAATGCTGCTGCCAtattaaatacacatttaaacaaaacaaatgtgtgtgcaCTGAACTCTTTGAGGATCACTTCATAGATTTATCTGGATTTGATCACTTATTAAAGGTCTTATTCATCCATCCTGATTCTTGCTTTTCTTGAGTGAAGAccttgtggctcctactgggttttggttggtgagGAATCGTTCCGAGTGGCTGTTtaagttgaaggttgcagacccctggtgtaaCTGAAGGGAAGGTCattgggtctttttttttttgttggttccTTCAGGTAAAACAATACCAGCCACAGGGAGGCGCTCCAGACCATCACTGAATCCTGTTGACTGTcagggtttttgttttgaagtaactgtaaagtagaACTCTCCTATACCAAATATGTGACTCAGTGGAAGCTGTTTTGCTGTGGTGGCCCCTGGGAGGAAATACAGTAAAACAGGGGTccctacggcccgcgggccggatcaggcccgcctccacatttggcccggccccccataCACACTGATGGAAACCCACATAGAACAGAACTTTTGATTCCATCCTTCTGCTGTCTTCTGGAGAGGATAGAATATTAATTATAGTGATTCACtttcctttatttctttattattattgtttttcttccgtacgttttttttGCCGtccatagctcttcagctcctTCAGTTATTCAGCTCAcgcagctattaaaatattcagctgtttttatgctaactttctggactgtttttttgcagaaaatccATTTGAGGTCAGCAAGCAAAACCAGAATTTATACCTTCAGCTCACTGGATTATgaggcagatttttttatttttttttttgaacaaatttcaGGATTTTAAATGTGCACTTTATGATCACTTATTAGCTCTGAATTAATTTTGGTTTGAAGATTGATGAATTTCTGGGTATAAATTTGGATATAATTTACCctaacaactagcatgtagctgaaatatttgttaaactcaaaattagcttaaaaaatcttaataaatgccaaaatagttcaaaaagctagcagaatgtcaatttttaaaactttaaaactgtaaattttaaacataattataaataataaaaaggcaggaatattattccagaataaatcaacttaaaccttaaataactttttatattttattctccatgaaaatatattttatcaaaattatacaagttagaaataagtgcaagataacaataaaatgaaattatttggagggccggatagaattaccagagggccggatccggcccccgggccttgactttgacacatgggcttTCGGGGTGGATCAGACTTTGTGCTCCTTCTAGGTTGTAGTCTAGAAATTGACCCAAACGGCTCAAAATGCTAAATATAATCCTATAAACCCCCAGGATTGGATTCTGATCTGAAGTTGGGTATTTCAAACCAAATTTGATTGTGAAGGTTGGGATTTGGTGATCCAATCCTGACTTTAATCTGTATCAAAGGCCTTTATTGGGTATTTCCCAACTTTGAATTGAATCCTGCATCATTTGATCCTGAAAATGAGGATTATTCTGATCTCACCTCAGAGCAGGATCTGAGTCTGATCCTGTTTATTTCTCCCCccaataaagaaaacagaaaaaatttaGCAATTCCTCCTAAAATGAGATCctcaattttaaatgtttttgttgatctTTTGTCAAACATGAGCATCGTTgtactttttaacacaatacactttattttcttgatatacatacatatataaatatatttcaaatatataCAATCTACTGTTACAAAGACCTTTGCTTACATGTGACTGAACATTCCtgagtgtttttagctttaggCCTGGTGTTTGCATCTGAAGAGCTTCATTCTTCAGACTGAGCTTCAGTCTGAAGTAACGCACGCACGTGCACGTGCACTGACGAAGACGCACACGTCGCAGAGAAAGAGGATGACTGCAGTCATTTTCAGCTGGGAGAACGTAAGGCACCATCACTGTGCTGCTAATGACTGCAACATGAAAGCACGGGTTTCAACCTAGAAGCAGGTCGTCACTCCCACAGCACAACCAAAACAGTACCAGATGAACCGAACGAGTGCTGCTGGGAATGGAACTCAATGAGAACTTCAATACTTAGAACTATGAAGACGTTAGAAACAACAGCATTGTAAGTATGTGCAAAATATCAACATGATAGAGAAGAATATGTACATCAATGCTTCACATGATTGACAATCAGTACTTTTTACAGAGAGACCACAGCAGTGACACGAAAGCCCTTATGAGAGTGAAGCTGGAAAGTGCACGTCATGCATGTGAGAGAGCAGACAGCCGTCTGAAAATATATTATCTTTTATCAGCTGTACCAAAAAGGACTAAAGCCAAACTGTAACAGTATTTCTCACTGAATTCCACACATTCTCTACCAAACAGAAGTCTGTTCAGGTCTACATTCTGCCGCTTCACTTCCCACCTGAACTCAGAAGAAATGTGCACCATTTACAAGCTCAGAAAGGCAAACATATATTAACGTTTTCTGCTATATAAgagagtcttttttttcttccaaaaacgGATGAATTGACAGGAGCTGACTCAGCAGGAGCTCATGGCGGCCACGTTGCTGGAAGGCCGACGATACTGCGCCTTTGTGTTG
This genomic window contains:
- the cmpk gene encoding UMP-CMP kinase; the encoded protein is MFGRWVADVSRKVPSLLKRVSLEMKPQVVFVLGGPGAGKGTQCSRIVENYSYTHLSAGDLLREERAREGSEFGQLIDNHIKEGQIVPVQITINLLKKAMEDTMQKDETKFRFLIDGFPRNEDNLQGWNTVMDGKADVKFVLFFDCDNKVCIQRCLERGKSSGRTDDNRESLEKRIQTYLQSTRPIIQLYEKLGKVRTVDASRSVDEVFAEVKAILDKEG
- the fam78ba gene encoding protein FAM78B is translated as MSRYHCPPPSLLSLIVLVVCRMGCIQSIACKPRIRRENIVVYEVSASIDQCPTIIEENSPIVLRYKTPYFRASAGVVMPPVPRNETWVVGWIQACTQMEFYNTYGDIGMSSWELPELREGRVKAISDSDGVSYPWYGNTTETVTLTGPTSKPSRLTVSMNDNFYPSVTWAVPISNSNTPMLTHITRDQSFITWLVAMNSVTKERIVLQTVRWRMRVDIAVEPDMPLGSRASLVGRPYQEQPHILNYQEPIPPNALGRPNANDAQVLMWRPRRGAPLVVIPPK